In Cyprinus carpio isolate SPL01 chromosome B16, ASM1834038v1, whole genome shotgun sequence, the following are encoded in one genomic region:
- the LOC109087232 gene encoding DDB1- and CUL4-associated factor 13-like isoform X2 — protein sequence MDTEHISCITKHNKSMSTIICGACDGEVEDDKSIKQWNIEAPVHGVREEPINMILGKVYHTKHMQHVICVRWSADNKYVLSGSDEMNIRLWKANASEKLGLVKHIARHLHLPRDVLKQKRELREMKEAWRRKEQNVRKHRKLGFVPLLTEKEKHVVAVMEQELI from the exons ATGGACACAGAGCACATCAGCTGCATCACCAAACACAACAAAAGCATGTCAACAATCATCTGTGGTGCCTGCGATGGGGAG GTAGAGGATGACAAGAGCATCAAACAGTGGAACATAGAGGCCCCGGTGCATGGAGTTCGGGAGGAACCAATTAACATGATTCTGGGAAAG GTGTACCACACTAAACATATGCAGCATGTCATCTGTGTGAGATGGTCTGCTGACAACAAATATGTCCTGAGCGGCTCTGACGAGATGAACATTCGTCTATGGAAGGCCAACGCCTCGGAGAAGCTTGGACTG GTGAAACACATCGCCCGTCACCTCCACCTGCCCAGAGACGTCCTGAAGCAGAAGAGAGAGCTGCGGGAAATGAAGGAAGCCTGGCGCAGGAA ggAACAAAACGTCCGCAAACACAGGAAGCTGGGATTTGTTCCTCTGCTGACAGAAAAGGAGAAGCATGTGGTGGCTGTCATGGAGCAAGAGCTGATTTAA
- the LOC109087232 gene encoding DDB1- and CUL4-associated factor 13-like isoform X1: MDTEHISCITKHNKSMSTIICGACDGEVEDDKSIKQWNIEAPVHGVREEPINMILGKVYHTKHMQHVICVRWSADNKYVLSGSDEMNIRLWKANASEKLGLTKISLFTAATNYNKKLIEKFQHHPQVKHIARHLHLPRDVLKQKRELREMKEAWRRKEQNVRKHRKLGFVPLLTEKEKHVVAVMEQELI, translated from the exons ATGGACACAGAGCACATCAGCTGCATCACCAAACACAACAAAAGCATGTCAACAATCATCTGTGGTGCCTGCGATGGGGAG GTAGAGGATGACAAGAGCATCAAACAGTGGAACATAGAGGCCCCGGTGCATGGAGTTCGGGAGGAACCAATTAACATGATTCTGGGAAAG GTGTACCACACTAAACATATGCAGCATGTCATCTGTGTGAGATGGTCTGCTGACAACAAATATGTCCTGAGCGGCTCTGACGAGATGAACATTCGTCTATGGAAGGCCAACGCCTCGGAGAAGCTTGGACTG ACAAAAATCTCATTGTTCACAGCTGCCACAAACTACAACAAGAAGCTGATAGAGAAATTTCAGCACCATCCACAGGTGAAACACATCGCCCGTCACCTCCACCTGCCCAGAGACGTCCTGAAGCAGAAGAGAGAGCTGCGGGAAATGAAGGAAGCCTGGCGCAGGAA ggAACAAAACGTCCGCAAACACAGGAAGCTGGGATTTGTTCCTCTGCTGACAGAAAAGGAGAAGCATGTGGTGGCTGTCATGGAGCAAGAGCTGATTTAA
- the LOC109087215 gene encoding protein FAM83A has protein sequence MNLVSNGLSVQCYFMPKLMGKMRRRVQEMRNPNTMVSSVDLSHNESTRLAMDALLDRGIDGYQEVLNKENEANFLSAEEKTYILNNIKKPLTDNEETDRDKEMSGSPSVSSETYFPAVTESEPPVLDYGWPAADWSYHLQGIPSVEVFFHSTISFSMKDLLRELIRQATKVLAIVMDTFSDVEIFCDILEAIRKRNVSVYLLLDHTNLQLFQDMCENLKINKSHLTRMSIRSVQGETYCAKSGRKFTGQMKEKFIIVDCTKVLVGSYSLTWLSWQVHRSLAVLFKGSGVKPFDLEFRRLYAISEPIPGFTYHTSDLDDLCIPFEKLQIPMHPAGTAGNTPDHLQQKPLKPRTWSFPTAPVLVRQTSYPNVTTVPQRSQWLPRRNTIHHPIAYQPPLFNDYNMRSQPWRPIHGNHINSGIPATSHWC, from the exons ATGAACCTTGTAAGTAATGGATTGTCAGTGCAGTGTTACTTTATGCCAAAGCTGATGGGAAAAATGAGAAGAAGAGTTCAGGAGATGAGAAACCCAAACACTATGGTGTCTTCAGTAGATCTGAGTCACAACGAGAGCACACGACTGGCTATGGATGCTCTTTTGGATAGAGGGATTGATGGATACCAGGAAGTGCTGAACAAAGAGAATGAAGCAAACTTTCTGTCAGCGGAGGAGAAAACATATAtcttaaacaacattaaaaagccTCTCACTGACAATGAAGAGACAGACAGGGATAAAGAGATGTCCGGTTCTCCGTCAGTTTCTTCTGAGACATACTTTCCTGCAGTCACAGAGAGTGAGCCTCCAGTTCTTGACTACGGCTGGCCAGCGGCTGACTGGAGTTACCATCTCCAAGGGATTCCCAGTGTGGAAGTGTTCTTCCACTCGACGATATCATTTTCCATGAAAGACCTGCTGCGGGAACTCATCAGGCAAGCAACTAAA GTTTTGGCGATAGTTATGGACACATTCAGCGATGTGGAGATTTTCTGTGACATACTGGAGGCGATAAGAAAGCGAAATGTGTCCGTCTATCTCCTTCTGGACCACACCAATTTACAGCTGTTTCAGGACATGtgtgaaaatttaaaaatcaacaagtCTCATCTTACT AGAATGTCCATTCGTAGTGTTCAAGGTGAAACATACTGTGCCAAATCGGGCAGAAAGTTCACTGGACAGATGAAAGAGAAATTCATCATTGTGGACTGCACAAAAGTGCTGGTCGGCTCATACAG TCTCACCTGGCTGTCCTGGCAGGTTCACAGAAGCTTGGCCGTACTCTTCAAAGGCAGTGGGGTTAAACCTTTCGACCTGGAGTTTCGCAGACTCTATGCAATTTCTGAACCTATCCCAGGATTTACCTACCACACATCAGATCTCGATGATCTCTGCATACCCTTTGAGAAACTCCAGATCCCAATGCACCCGGCAGGAACTGCTGGAAACACTCCAGACCACCTACAGCAGAAACCTCTTAAGCCCAGGACCTGGAGTTTCCCGACAGCTCCTGTCCTGGTCAGACAAACCAGCTATCCAAACGTCACCACTGTACCGCAAAGATCTCAATGGCTTCCACGGAGGAACACAATCCATCACCCCATTGCTTATCAGCCCCCACTATTCAACGATTATAATATGAGGAGCCAACCTTGGCGTCCAATACATGGCAATCACATCAACAGTGGCATTCCTGCAACTTCCCACTGGTGCTAG
- the zmp:0000000951 gene encoding uncharacterized protein zmp:0000000951 — MEEKLSDEKVKSMLAPWRFSIRAPGFENRLVTALQLFERFPLDIAVTGGTPEANAQLASAICGPAEEIEEEEWETDDEGDEEEETDEEEESDCEEDGSADEEYSIKSKLNTIHYRSSSKKRVRIAEHAEYIGRGVPDFDSVILHRQIPNVRVWTVQGHPTSNSIITQTNQQYDSTCYDVLVVLTTEQHKEDHMWLKMELHGRDQPFFLVQAERDWDVVEEKPTGPCMTCAWERMRARKLELQKRSKEVFGETADLEADSQNPSNASQDPELVKMKDITKVLAEALPQLRKKAFSQFLVAITKELRIPKLLTDDTQFVVSTALRSKKINQDDLDQITKLSQMRDLTDNPSKLQAILAALDHFRLDIGVLGETGCGSSSLVNALLGLEKGDEQASSTGVTETTKEAEKYSYPSPNVRLWDLPGLGKIGDLGSLSSASSSSEDQRITSALSLCDVYILVSPLRLRLGAIQLLQQALSLGKECYLMLSMADLIEEQSIVEVRQWAKEVLGKLGLQQSLFLVSAHHPETLDLPKLKETLNAAFPSHKKVALARYAAKQLDGDVFWKRSDSCTFM; from the exons ATGGAAGAAAAACTTTCGGACGAAAAAGTGAAATCTATGCTTGCCCCTTGGAGGTTTTCCATCAGGGCACCTGGATTTGAAAACAGGCTGGTGACTGCTCTACAGCTGTTTGAACGTTTCCCTTTAGATATAGCTGTGACCGGAGGAACACCGGAGGCTAATGCTCAGCTGGCTTCTGCAATCTGTGGGCCGGCGGAGGAAATCGAAGAGGAGGAATGGGAAACTGATGATGAAGGTGATGAGGAGGAAGAAACAGATGAGGAAGAAGAATCAGACTGTGAAGAAGATGGAAGTGCAGATGAGGAATACAGTATAAAGTCTAAGTTAAATACTATTCACTACCGCAGTAGTAGTAAGAAACGTGTTCGGATAGCAGAGCATGCAGAATATATAGGGAGGGGTGTTCCTGATTTTGACTCTGTGATTTTACACCGTCAAATCCCAAATGTTCGTGTGTGGACCGTGCAGGGCCATCCAACCTCAAATTCCATCATTACCCAGACCAACCAGCAGTATGACTCCACATGCTATGATGTTCTGGTGGTTCTCACTACAGAACAGCACAAGGAGGACCACATGTGGCTCAAAATGGAATTGCATGGCAGAGATCAGCCTTTTTTTCTGGTTCAAGCTGAGCGGGACTGGGACGTGGTCGAGGAGAAGCCTACAGGGCCGTGCATGACATGTGCCTGGGAACGAATGAGAGCTCGCAAGCTGGAGTTGCAGAAGAGAAGTAAAGAAGTATTTGGAGAGACGGCTGATTTAGAAGCAGACAGCCAGAATCCTTCAAATGCTTCCCAAGATCCAGAGTTAGTGAAGATGAAGGATATCACCAAGGTGCTTGCTGAAGCCCTGCCTCAGCTTCGGAAGAAGGCTTTTAGTCAGTTTCTGGTGGCGATTACAAAGGAACTTCGGATTCCTAAATTACTGACTGATGACACACA GTTTGTGGTCTCTACTGCTTTGCGGTCCAAGAAGATAAACCAGGATGATCTTGATCAGATCACCAAGCTCTCGCAAATGAGAGATCTCACAGACAATCCTTCCAAGCTTCAGGCCATCCTTGCAGCTCTCGATCACTTCCGGCTGGATATCGGTGTGCTGGGTGAGACAGGTTGTGGCAGCTCCAGCTTGGTCAATGCCCTCTTGGGCCTGGAGAAAGGTGATGAACAAGCTTCCTCAACCGGTGTCACTGAAACAACTAAAGAGGCTGAGAAGTATTCCTACCCATCCCCCAATGTCCGTCTTTGGGACCTTCCTGGGCTTGGAAAAATCGGTGATCTTGGCAGCCTGTCCTCTGCATCCAGCTCTTCTGAAGATCAACGCATAACATCTGCGCTCTCTTTGTGTGATGTATACATACTGGTATCTCCTTTGAGGCTTAGATTGGGAGCAATACAGTTGTTGCAGCAAGCATTATCCCTAGGGAAAGAATGTTACCTGATGCTTTCCATGGCAGACTTGATTGAGGAGCAGTCCATTGTGGAGGTGAGGCAATGGGCTAAAGAAGTCTTGGGTAAACTGGGTCTCCAGCAGAGTTTATTTCTGGTGTCTGCTCACCATCCCGAAACCTTGGACTTACCCAAGCTAAAGGAGACGTTGAATGCAGCCTTTCCAAGTCATAAGAAAGTCGCTCTTGCCAGATATGCAGCAAAGCAACTGGATGGCGATGTTTTCTGGAAAAGATCAGATTCTTGCACATTTATGTAA
- the LOC109087210 gene encoding uroplakin-1a-like, whose product MGAGALTCLMFVVVALNAIAAAAGLALFAVAIWVAVDGYKLYPISGVSGKDDIFAAAWIAIFTGFAFFLTCIFGIFAALKRSRALMMVYLIIMFIIFLFECASAITAATNRDYLVGNSNLVKKQMLQYYGQDSIQGKQITQTWNRVMEQVECCGADSPEDWILYNSTFKQIYPTYNWPLSCCKRLSSFELQDPAGCKVGLTSTLFTKGCFNYIESVLSRYTWAVSWYGFSVLMLVFFTLVIAMIYFMQLE is encoded by the exons ATGGGAGCAGGAGCCTTGACATGTTTGATGTTTGTAGTTGTTGCTCTGAACGCAATCGCTGCT GCAGCAGGACTGGCATTATTCGCAGTGGCTATTTGGGTAGCAGTGGACGGGTATAAACTCTACCCCATATCTGGTGTGTCAGGAAAAGATGACatctttgctgcagcctggattGCCATTTTTACCGGCTTTGCCTTCTTCCTCACATGCATCTTTGGCATCTTTGCTGCTCTGAAAAGGAGCCGTGCACTCATGATGGTG TACCTTATCATAATGTTCATCATCTTTCTGTTTGAATGTGCATCTGCCATCACAGCAGCAACCAACCGGGATTAT CTGGTTGGGAACAGTAACTTGGTAAAGAAACAAATGCTGCAATATTATGGGCAAGACAGCATACAAGGAAAGCAGATTACACAGACATGGAACAGAGTGATGGAACAG GTCGAGTGCTGTGGAGCAGACAGTCCAGAAGACTGGATACTGTATAACTCCACCTTCAAACAGATATATCCTACATACAACTGGCCCCTCAGCTGCTGCAAGAGACTGAGTTCCTTTGAGTTGCAAGATCCGGCAGGCTGTAAGGTTGGCCTGACCAGCACCCTATTCACAAAG GGTTGCTTCAACTATATTGAATCTGTGTTAAGCCGTTACACCTGGGCTGTGAGCTGGTACGGTTTCTCTGTTCTCATGTTAGTG TTTTTTACTTTAGTGATCGCTATGATCTACTTCATGCAACTGGAATAA